In one Candidatus Eisenbacteria bacterium genomic region, the following are encoded:
- a CDS encoding glycogen-binding domain-containing protein, translating to MKRRVAFCVLLAPILASPALAQWRATTGVAASYDSDLPGASFRLAPTFALDGQRAVLVGTVMASGFKDVSAFRATKLSGGYVLDPIRRLPIELKALVAHRVGPGWSDRGLARAEARLHFATRTAGAWMGLATEQAFGLTGQLGDRPLIGFGTWTRHRGLTVSLDLEQRSGLLPDPAQPPPRDSVKGSGPGVGVSDEATGPGARNQLLRVALTTTRVSAHWQSSRLELESVAGVTLSLTRGPRRWAQATAAYAVAPNLAAFATFGSRDPELYLIEPAETPRATCGVRLSHWRSTVLETPLVARATATKWHVRRVSRDSWSFDVRAPGARMVEMTGDFTRWEPIQLQHQGGDRWSAIMILEPGVHQVNLRIDGGAWMPPPGAPTSVDGYGGTTGVVVAE from the coding sequence ATGAAGCGCCGCGTCGCATTCTGTGTGCTGCTCGCCCCGATCCTGGCCTCTCCGGCCCTGGCGCAGTGGCGCGCCACGACCGGCGTCGCGGCGTCCTACGACAGCGACCTGCCGGGCGCTTCCTTCCGGCTCGCTCCGACGTTCGCGCTCGATGGGCAGCGCGCTGTCTTGGTGGGCACTGTGATGGCCTCCGGCTTCAAAGACGTGTCGGCCTTTCGCGCCACGAAGCTGTCGGGTGGGTACGTGCTCGACCCGATCCGCCGACTGCCCATCGAGCTCAAGGCTTTGGTTGCTCATCGTGTTGGTCCGGGATGGTCGGATCGCGGTCTGGCGCGGGCCGAGGCGCGCCTCCACTTCGCCACGCGCACGGCCGGCGCGTGGATGGGACTCGCCACCGAGCAGGCCTTCGGCCTCACCGGTCAGCTCGGCGATCGGCCGCTGATCGGCTTCGGCACGTGGACGCGTCATCGAGGTCTCACGGTCTCACTCGACCTCGAGCAGCGCTCGGGGCTTCTGCCCGATCCGGCGCAGCCACCGCCGCGCGATTCGGTCAAGGGCTCGGGGCCTGGCGTAGGGGTGAGCGACGAAGCCACGGGACCGGGCGCTCGCAACCAGCTCCTGCGCGTCGCGCTCACCACCACGCGCGTCTCCGCTCACTGGCAATCCAGCCGGCTCGAGCTCGAATCGGTGGCCGGCGTGACGCTGAGCCTTACGCGAGGGCCGCGCCGTTGGGCGCAGGCCACCGCGGCTTATGCGGTGGCCCCGAACCTCGCGGCCTTCGCGACGTTCGGGAGCCGCGATCCGGAGCTCTACCTCATCGAGCCGGCCGAGACGCCGCGCGCCACCTGCGGCGTCCGTCTATCCCACTGGCGCTCCACCGTGCTCGAGACGCCGCTCGTGGCGCGCGCCACCGCCACCAAGTGGCACGTGCGCCGCGTCAGCCGGGATTCGTGGAGCTTCGACGTGCGCGCCCCGGGGGCGCGCATGGTGGAAATGACCGGCGACTTCACCCGCTGGGAGCCGATCCAGCTTCAGCACCAGGGCGGCGATCGCTGGTCGGCCATCATGATCCTCGAGCCCGGCGTCCATCAGGTGAACCTCCGGATCGACGGCGGCGCATGGATGCCGCCCCCCGGCGCACCGACCAGCGTCGACGGCTACGGCGGCACAACTGGCGTGGTGGTGGCGGAATAG